A stretch of Cucumis sativus cultivar 9930 chromosome 2, Cucumber_9930_V3, whole genome shotgun sequence DNA encodes these proteins:
- the LOC101214839 gene encoding GATA transcription factor 25, translated as MYARAQPLTMGDQIADCSDTGEPLDNRLVRYGAHSLEDGVGVGGMVEVLNPDAVYVPAGDGSDLAVQRSDGSNQLTLSFRGQVYLFDAVSPEKVQAVLLLLGGCELSSGQQSVDLVNPNQRNALDLPGRSSQPQRAASLNRFRQKRKERCFEKKVRYGVRQEVALRMQRNKGQFTSSKKLDGSYSHGNVSELGQDESPSETSCTNCGISSMSTPMMRRGPSGPRSLCNACGLFWANRGTLRDLPKRSQDHPVTPAEQCESDGGKDLDCRHGNHAPSNLVSFSNGDTAALMAEH; from the exons ATGTACGCACGCGCTCAACCGTTGACCATGGGCGACCAGATCGCCGACTGTAGCGACACCGGCGAGCCATTGGATAATCGTCTTGTTCGATATGGAGCTCACTCTCTCGAAGACGGTGTTGGAGTAGGCGGCATGGTCGAGGTTCTCAACCCTGATGCTGTTTATGTTCCCGCCGGTGATGGGTCCGACTTGGCTGTTCAGCGCAGTGATGGTTCGAATCAGCTCACACTTTCATTCCGTGGTCAGGTTTATCTTTTCGACGCTGTCTCTCCTGAGAAG GTTCAAGCagtgttgttgttgttgggtGGTTGCGAATTATCTTCTGGTCAGCAAAGCGTGGATTTGGTAAATCCAAACCAGAGG AATGCTTTGGACTTGCCTGGACGGAGTAGTCAACCTCAGAGGGCAGCCTCGTTAAATCGGTTTCGACAGAAAAGGAAGGAACGATGTTTCGAAAAGAAAGTTAGATACGGTGTCCGTCAGGAGGTTGCTCTCAG GATGCAACGCAACAAAGGACAGTTTACTTCTTCCAAGAAGTTGGATGGTTCGTATAGCCATGGCAATGTCTCAGAGTTAGGTCAAGATGAAAGTCCATCGGAAACTTC ATGTACAAATTGTGGCATAAGTTCAATGTCAACCCCAATGATGCGGCGAGGACCATCTGGGCCTAGATCACTTTGCAATGCATGCGGGCTTTTTTGGGCAAACAGG GGAACTTTAAGGGATCTTCCAAAGAGAAGTCAGGACCATCCGGTGACCCCGGCCGAGCAG tGTGAAAGTGATGGTGGTAAGGACTTAGACTGCAGACATGGTAACCATGCGCCAAGCAATCTCGTTTCTTTCTCAAACGGTGATACGGCTGCTTTAATGGCTGAGCATTAG